One Streptomyces sp. L2 genomic window carries:
- a CDS encoding DUF5998 family protein has translation MAKTSTTTQGLRAAIERSGYYPALVAEAVEAAVGGEPIRSYLVHQETTFDQNEVRRHVTVLVLTGNRFIVSHTDEQAADSTSPTPYATTSTESVKLGRISSVVVSRVVANPEQYVPGTLPREVVLTIGWGAVSRLDLEPAACGDPNCEADHGYTGNSTADDLSLRVSEAGDGPETVRQTLVFAQAVSEATADVGR, from the coding sequence ATGGCCAAGACCAGTACGACGACCCAGGGGCTGCGCGCGGCGATCGAGCGCAGCGGCTACTACCCGGCCCTCGTGGCCGAGGCGGTGGAGGCCGCCGTGGGCGGCGAGCCCATCCGGTCGTACCTGGTCCACCAGGAGACCACGTTCGATCAGAACGAGGTGCGCCGGCACGTGACCGTGCTGGTGCTCACCGGCAACCGCTTCATCGTCAGCCACACCGACGAGCAGGCAGCCGACAGCACCTCCCCGACGCCGTACGCCACCACCTCCACGGAGTCGGTGAAGCTCGGCCGGATCTCGTCGGTCGTGGTCAGCCGGGTGGTGGCCAACCCGGAGCAGTACGTCCCGGGCACGCTGCCCCGCGAGGTCGTCCTCACCATCGGCTGGGGCGCGGTCAGCCGCCTCGACCTGGAACCCGCCGCCTGCGGCGACCCCAACTGCGAGGCCGACCACGGCTACACGGGCAACTCCACGGCCGACGACCTCAGCCTCAGGGTCAGCGAGGCCGGTGACGGCCCCGAGACCGTGCGCCAGACGCTCGTCTTCGCCCAGGCCGTCTCCGAGGCCACCGCGGACGTCGGCCGCTGA
- a CDS encoding bifunctional GNAT family N-acetyltransferase/acetate--CoA ligase family protein: MQTSADRQDRHQYPAHWEADVVLRDGGTARIRPITVDDADRLVSFYEQVSDESKYYRFFAPYPRLSAKDVHRFTHHDFVDRVGLAATIGGEFIATVRYDRVGADGMPASAPADEAEVAFLVQDAHQGRGVASTLLEHIAAVARERGIRRFTAEVLPANNKMIKVFTDAGYTQKRSFEDGVVRLEFDLEPTDRSLAVQRAREQRAEARSVRRLLAPGSVAVVGVGRAPGGVGRSVLGNIRDAGYPGRLHAVNAAFPEDLKEADGVPAYRSVRDIEGPVDLAVVAVPVERVPEVVDACGEHGVQGLVVLAAGYAESGPEGRERQRALVRQARAYGMRLIGPNAFGIINTAAGVSLNASLAPEMPRPGRIGMFAQSGAIGIALLSRLHRRGGGVTGVTGVSTFVSSGNRADVSGNDVLQYWYDDPDTDVVLMYLESIGNPRKFTRLSRRTAAAKPLVVVQGAGSAPQGHAVRATRLPHATVSALLRQAGVIRVDTITELVDAGLLLARQPLPAGPRVAILGNSESLGVLTYDRCLAEGLRPSRPLDLTTGATAEDFHRALARALADDTCDAVVVTAIPAIGEGSPGDAELADALRSAAAAAPGKPVLVVHVELGGLAEALSAAASTGPPVTDRGNAAVAPEGARGTARRATTQPHPATRQSGADALPPADSGAGLGGVDRLIPAYPAAERAVRALAEAVRYGEWRRESGRPGKVPEYEDIDEKSAADLISGLLARGQGLSINEADTCELLGTYGIPVRRAIPATGPEAAVDAARALGYPVALKATAPHLRHRADLGGVRLDLADEEQLRRAYAELTGLFGPPEELRPVVQAMAPRGVDTVVRAVIDPAAGAVLSFGLAGASSQLLGDMAHRLVPVTDREATSLVRSIRTAPLLFGWRGSTPVDTPALEELLLRLSRLVDDHPEVVAVTLEPVVVAQHGVSVLGATVRLAPPPARDDLGPRTMPAY; this comes from the coding sequence ATGCAGACCTCGGCGGACCGGCAGGACCGGCACCAGTACCCCGCCCACTGGGAGGCGGACGTGGTGCTGCGCGACGGGGGCACCGCACGCATCAGGCCCATCACCGTTGATGACGCCGACCGCCTGGTCAGTTTCTACGAGCAGGTCTCGGACGAGTCGAAGTACTACCGCTTCTTCGCGCCGTACCCCAGGCTCTCCGCCAAGGACGTCCACCGCTTCACGCACCACGACTTCGTGGACCGGGTGGGACTCGCGGCCACGATCGGCGGCGAGTTCATCGCCACCGTACGCTACGACCGCGTCGGCGCCGACGGCATGCCCGCGTCCGCCCCGGCCGACGAGGCCGAGGTCGCCTTCCTCGTGCAGGACGCGCACCAGGGCCGAGGCGTCGCCTCCACGCTGCTGGAACACATCGCCGCCGTCGCCCGCGAGCGCGGCATCCGCCGCTTCACCGCGGAGGTGCTGCCCGCCAACAACAAGATGATCAAAGTGTTCACCGACGCCGGGTACACACAGAAGCGCAGCTTCGAGGACGGCGTCGTACGCCTGGAGTTCGACCTCGAACCCACCGACCGCTCCCTCGCCGTGCAGCGCGCGCGGGAACAGCGCGCCGAGGCCCGCTCGGTACGACGGCTGCTGGCGCCGGGCTCCGTCGCCGTCGTCGGCGTCGGCCGCGCCCCCGGCGGGGTCGGGCGCAGCGTGCTCGGCAACATCCGGGACGCCGGCTACCCCGGCCGGCTGCACGCGGTGAACGCGGCCTTCCCCGAGGACCTCAAGGAGGCCGACGGGGTGCCCGCGTACCGGTCGGTGCGGGACATCGAGGGGCCGGTGGACCTCGCCGTCGTCGCCGTACCGGTGGAGCGGGTGCCCGAGGTCGTCGACGCGTGCGGTGAGCACGGGGTCCAGGGGCTCGTCGTGCTCGCCGCCGGGTACGCCGAGAGCGGGCCCGAGGGGCGCGAGCGGCAGCGGGCGCTCGTCCGGCAGGCGCGCGCGTACGGGATGCGGCTCATCGGGCCGAACGCCTTCGGGATCATCAACACCGCGGCCGGCGTCTCGTTGAACGCCTCGCTGGCACCGGAGATGCCCCGGCCCGGGCGCATCGGGATGTTCGCGCAGTCCGGGGCCATCGGGATCGCCCTGCTGTCCCGGCTGCACCGGCGCGGGGGAGGGGTCACCGGGGTCACGGGCGTGTCCACCTTCGTCTCCTCCGGCAATCGGGCCGACGTCTCCGGGAACGACGTCCTGCAGTACTGGTACGACGACCCCGATACCGACGTCGTCCTCATGTACCTGGAGTCCATCGGCAACCCCCGCAAGTTCACGCGCCTGTCCCGGCGGACGGCGGCGGCGAAGCCGCTGGTCGTGGTGCAGGGTGCCGGGTCCGCGCCGCAGGGGCACGCCGTCCGGGCGACGCGGCTGCCCCACGCGACCGTGTCCGCGCTGCTGCGGCAGGCCGGGGTGATCCGGGTCGACACCATCACCGAGCTGGTCGACGCGGGGCTGCTGCTCGCCCGGCAGCCGCTGCCGGCCGGGCCCCGGGTCGCGATCCTCGGTAACTCGGAGTCGCTGGGCGTCCTGACGTACGACCGCTGTCTGGCGGAGGGACTGCGCCCCTCCCGCCCACTGGATTTGACCACCGGAGCGACGGCCGAGGACTTCCACCGGGCCCTTGCGCGGGCCCTGGCCGACGACACGTGCGACGCCGTCGTCGTCACCGCCATCCCGGCGATCGGGGAGGGATCACCCGGAGACGCCGAGCTGGCGGACGCCCTCCGCTCCGCGGCGGCGGCCGCACCGGGCAAGCCGGTCCTGGTGGTCCACGTGGAACTGGGCGGCCTCGCCGAGGCACTCTCGGCAGCGGCGAGCACGGGCCCACCCGTGACCGACAGAGGCAATGCAGCGGTCGCCCCCGAAGGGGCGCGGGGAACTGCGCGACGAGCCACGACGCAGCCGCACCCGGCGACGCGACAGTCGGGGGCAGACGCGCTCCCGCCAGCCGACTCGGGTGCCGGACTCGGAGGGGTGGACCGGCTTATTCCGGCCTACCCCGCCGCGGAGCGGGCCGTGCGGGCTCTCGCCGAGGCCGTCCGGTACGGCGAGTGGAGGCGGGAGAGCGGCCGGCCGGGCAAGGTGCCCGAGTACGAGGACATCGACGAGAAGTCAGCCGCCGACCTGATCAGCGGACTGCTCGCGCGCGGGCAGGGCCTGAGCATCAATGAGGCGGACACCTGCGAACTGCTCGGCACGTACGGCATCCCGGTCCGCCGGGCCATCCCCGCCACCGGCCCGGAGGCGGCCGTCGACGCCGCCCGCGCCCTTGGCTACCCCGTCGCCCTCAAGGCCACCGCGCCGCACCTGCGACACCGTGCCGACCTCGGCGGCGTCCGGCTGGACCTCGCGGACGAGGAACAACTGCGCAGGGCCTACGCCGAGTTGACCGGGCTGTTCGGCCCCCCGGAGGAACTGCGGCCGGTGGTGCAGGCCATGGCACCCCGGGGCGTCGACACCGTCGTACGCGCCGTGATCGATCCCGCGGCCGGTGCCGTGCTCTCCTTCGGGCTGGCCGGGGCCTCCTCGCAGCTGCTCGGCGACATGGCGCACCGGCTGGTCCCGGTCACCGACCGGGAGGCGACCTCGCTGGTGCGGTCGATCCGGACGGCGCCCCTGCTGTTCGGCTGGCGCGGCTCGACCCCCGTGGACACCCCCGCGCTGGAGGAACTGCTGCTGCGCCTGTCCCGGCTGGTCGACGACCACCCGGAGGTCGTCGCGGTGACCCTGGAGCCGGTCGTGGTGGCGCAGCACGGGGTGAGTGTGCTGGGAGCCACGGTGCGGCTGGCGCCGCCGCCGGCCCGCGACGACCTCGGCCCCCGGACCATGCCGGCGTACTGA
- a CDS encoding HPr family phosphocarrier protein, translating into MAERRVNVGWAEGLHARPASIFVRAATAAGIPVTIAKADGNPVNAASMLAVLGLGAQGGEEIVLASGAEGADAALDRLAKLVAEGLEELPETV; encoded by the coding sequence ATGGCTGAGCGCCGCGTCAACGTCGGCTGGGCCGAGGGCCTCCACGCCCGCCCCGCTTCCATCTTCGTCCGGGCCGCCACGGCCGCAGGTATCCCGGTGACGATCGCCAAGGCCGACGGCAACCCCGTCAACGCGGCCTCCATGCTGGCCGTCCTCGGCCTCGGCGCCCAGGGCGGCGAGGAGATCGTCCTGGCCTCCGGCGCCGAGGGCGCGGACGCGGCCCTGGACCGGCTGGCCAAGCTGGTCGCCGAGGGCCTAGAGGAACTGCCCGAGACCGTCTGA
- a CDS encoding GntR family transcriptional regulator, producing MRIPAHSVCTAIRDDIVAGVHARGGRLTEEVLARRYGVSRVPVREALRTLEAEGFVVTRRHAGACVAEPTEQEAADLLEMRLLLEPLGAARAAQRRTDAHLKVLRGLVRLGQERAGRGAGGDLRPLGGWFHDTLAQACGSPSLASTLVRTRHKITWMFAVRPALNPAQSWAEHGAIVDAVARGDGERARALTAAHTQRTAAAHQLRPARLTEPAARVRDAQRAVNTPDSRN from the coding sequence ATGCGTATTCCGGCGCATTCGGTGTGCACGGCGATCCGGGACGACATCGTCGCCGGCGTCCACGCGCGTGGCGGCCGGCTCACCGAGGAAGTGCTCGCCCGGAGGTACGGCGTCTCACGCGTCCCGGTCCGGGAGGCCCTGCGCACCCTGGAGGCGGAGGGCTTCGTGGTGACCCGGCGGCACGCGGGCGCGTGCGTGGCCGAGCCGACGGAACAGGAGGCCGCCGACCTGCTGGAGATGCGGTTGCTGCTGGAGCCGCTCGGTGCCGCCCGGGCCGCCCAGCGGCGCACGGACGCCCATCTGAAGGTGCTGCGCGGCCTGGTCCGGCTCGGCCAGGAGCGGGCGGGCCGGGGCGCCGGCGGCGACCTGCGCCCGCTCGGCGGCTGGTTCCACGACACGCTCGCCCAGGCGTGCGGCAGTCCCTCGCTGGCCTCGACGCTCGTCCGGACGCGGCACAAGATCACCTGGATGTTCGCGGTACGGCCGGCGCTGAATCCCGCCCAGTCCTGGGCGGAGCACGGCGCCATCGTGGACGCGGTGGCGCGCGGCGACGGCGAACGCGCGCGGGCGCTCACGGCGGCGCATACCCAGCGCACGGCGGCGGCGCATCAGTTGCGGCCCGCCCGGCTCACCGAACCCGCCGCGCGCGTGAGGGATGCGCAACGTGCTGTAAACACTCCGGATTCGCGGAATTAA
- a CDS encoding M23 family metallopeptidase: MAFMCATGKHRKPGRVKRTTAQAAGIAALTTTGVIGTLAASPALAAESPVEQSGLTPVITVSDDVAQQIDAQAAAQKAAAEQKAAEEAAAKVAAERAKEERAAQARAAREAERKRLNTFVAPVAHSYVSTGYKVGGTLWSSGSHTGIDFHAASGTAVHAVGSGTVVSTGWGGAYGNQIVIRMADGMYTQYGHLSSIGVTVGQKVTPGQQIALSGATGNVTGPHLHFEARTTPDYGSDVDPIAYLRKHGVHV; the protein is encoded by the coding sequence ATGGCGTTCATGTGCGCCACCGGGAAGCACCGCAAGCCCGGCCGGGTCAAGCGCACCACCGCGCAGGCCGCCGGCATCGCCGCCCTCACCACGACCGGTGTCATCGGCACCCTCGCGGCCTCTCCGGCGCTCGCCGCGGAGAGCCCCGTCGAGCAGAGTGGCCTCACCCCGGTCATCACCGTCAGCGACGACGTCGCCCAGCAGATCGACGCACAGGCCGCCGCCCAGAAGGCCGCCGCGGAGCAGAAGGCGGCCGAGGAGGCCGCCGCCAAGGTGGCCGCCGAGCGGGCCAAGGAGGAGCGCGCGGCCCAGGCGCGCGCCGCCCGCGAGGCCGAGCGCAAGCGGCTGAACACCTTCGTCGCCCCGGTCGCGCACTCGTACGTCTCGACGGGCTACAAGGTCGGCGGCACTCTGTGGTCGTCGGGCTCGCACACCGGCATCGACTTCCACGCGGCGAGCGGCACCGCCGTCCACGCGGTCGGTTCCGGCACCGTCGTCTCCACCGGCTGGGGCGGCGCCTACGGCAACCAGATCGTGATCCGGATGGCCGACGGCATGTACACCCAGTACGGCCACCTGTCGTCCATCGGCGTCACGGTGGGCCAGAAGGTCACCCCGGGCCAGCAGATCGCCCTGTCCGGCGCGACCGGCAACGTCACCGGCCCGCATCTGCACTTCGAGGCCCGGACGACCCCCGACTACGGCTCGGACGTCGACCCCATCGCCTACCTGCGCAAGCACGGCGTGCACGTCTGA
- a CDS encoding pitrilysin family protein, with translation MSELATMDFHPQPQPGEAKPWAFPAPERGALGNGLTVLRCHRPGQQVVAVEVLLDAPLDAEPAGLDGVGTIMARAFSEGTDKHSAEEFAAELERAGATLDAHADHPGVRLSLEVPASRLAKGLGLLADALRAPAFAESEIERLVRNRLDEIPHELANPARRAAKELSKELFPATSRMSRPRQGTEETVAKIDAAAVRAFYDRHVRPATATAIVVGDLTGTDLDALLGDTLGAWTGTPGEPRPVPPVTADDTGRVVIVHRPGAVQTQLLIGRIGPDRHDRVWPAQVLGTYCLGGTLTSRLDRVLREEKGYTYGVRAFGQVLRAAPEGTGAAMLAISGSVDTPNTGPALQDLWTVLRTLAADGLTDAERDVAVQNLVGVAPLKYETAAAVAGTLADQVEQHLPDDYQATLYQRLAATGTVEATAAAVNAFPVHRLVTVLVGDATQIKEPVEALGIGEVTVVTAE, from the coding sequence GTGAGCGAGCTCGCCACGATGGACTTCCACCCCCAGCCGCAGCCGGGCGAGGCGAAGCCGTGGGCGTTCCCCGCCCCGGAGCGCGGCGCGCTCGGCAACGGCCTGACGGTGCTGCGCTGCCACCGCCCCGGCCAGCAGGTCGTCGCCGTCGAGGTGCTGCTGGACGCGCCCCTGGACGCCGAGCCGGCCGGCCTGGACGGCGTGGGCACGATCATGGCGCGGGCCTTCTCCGAGGGCACCGACAAGCACTCCGCCGAGGAGTTCGCCGCCGAACTGGAGCGCGCCGGCGCCACGCTCGACGCGCACGCCGACCACCCCGGCGTCCGGCTCAGCCTGGAGGTTCCCGCCTCCCGCCTCGCCAAGGGTCTCGGCCTGCTCGCCGATGCGCTGCGGGCGCCCGCATTCGCCGAGAGCGAGATCGAGCGGCTGGTCCGCAACCGCCTCGACGAGATCCCGCACGAGCTCGCCAACCCGGCCCGGCGGGCCGCCAAGGAACTCTCCAAGGAGCTGTTCCCGGCCACCTCGCGCATGTCGCGCCCGCGTCAGGGCACCGAGGAGACCGTCGCCAAGATCGACGCCGCGGCGGTCCGCGCCTTCTACGACCGTCACGTAAGGCCCGCGACGGCCACGGCGATCGTGGTCGGCGACCTCACCGGAACGGACCTGGACGCCCTGCTCGGCGACACCCTGGGCGCCTGGACGGGCACCCCGGGCGAACCGCGGCCCGTGCCGCCGGTCACCGCGGACGACACCGGCCGCGTGGTCATCGTCCACCGGCCCGGCGCAGTCCAGACGCAGCTGCTCATCGGCCGGATCGGCCCCGACCGGCACGACCGCGTGTGGCCCGCCCAGGTGCTCGGCACCTACTGCCTCGGCGGCACCCTCACCTCCCGTCTGGACCGCGTCCTGCGCGAGGAGAAGGGCTACACCTACGGGGTGCGCGCCTTCGGGCAGGTCCTGCGCGCCGCCCCCGAGGGCACCGGCGCCGCGATGCTCGCCATCAGCGGCTCCGTGGACACCCCGAACACCGGCCCCGCGCTGCAGGACCTGTGGACGGTGCTGCGCACGCTCGCGGCGGACGGCCTCACCGACGCCGAACGCGACGTCGCGGTGCAGAACCTCGTCGGCGTGGCCCCGCTGAAGTACGAGACGGCGGCGGCCGTCGCGGGCACGCTGGCCGACCAGGTCGAGCAGCACCTGCCCGACGACTACCAGGCGACGCTCTACCAGCGGCTCGCCGCCACGGGCACCGTGGAGGCCACCGCGGCCGCCGTGAACGCCTTCCCGGTGCACCGGCTGGTGACCGTCCTCGTCGGCGACGCGACGCAGATCAAGGAGCCGGTCGAGGCGCTCGGCATCGGCGAAGTCACCGTCGTGACGGCCGAGTAG
- a CDS encoding pitrilysin family protein produces the protein MPMGHTTTAEAGSGGLTATEHRLANGLRVVLSEDHLTPVAAVCLWYDVGSRHEVKGRTGLAHLFEHLMFQGSGQVKGNGHFELVQGAGGSLNGTTSFERTNYFETMPAHQLELALWLEADRMGSLLTALDDESMENQRDVVKNERRQRYDNVPYGTAFEKLTALAYPDGHPYHHTPIGSMADLDAATLEDARQFFRTYYAPGNAVLSVVGDIDPAQTLAWIEKYFGSIAAHDGKPAPRDGSLPDILGEEKREVVVEEVPARALMAAYRLPHDGTRASDAADLALTVLGGGESSRLYNRLVRRDRTAVAAGFGMLRLAGAPSLGWLDVKTSGDVEVPVIEAAIDEELARFAAEGPTPEEMERAQAQLEREWLDRLGTVAGRADELCRFAVLFGDPQLALTAVDRVLEVTAEEVQEVAKARLRPDNRAVLVYEPLSAESAEHTDDPGLPEDPESEATVEAGADRADRNDNEETGK, from the coding sequence ATGCCCATGGGTCACACGACCACGGCCGAGGCAGGCTCCGGGGGCCTGACAGCGACCGAGCACCGCCTGGCCAACGGTCTGCGCGTGGTGCTCTCCGAGGACCACCTGACCCCGGTGGCGGCGGTGTGCCTCTGGTACGACGTCGGCTCCCGCCACGAGGTCAAGGGGCGTACCGGCCTGGCTCACCTTTTCGAGCACCTGATGTTCCAGGGCTCCGGCCAGGTGAAGGGCAACGGCCATTTCGAACTGGTGCAGGGCGCCGGCGGCTCGCTGAACGGCACCACCAGCTTCGAGCGCACCAACTATTTCGAGACCATGCCCGCCCACCAGCTGGAGCTCGCCCTCTGGCTGGAGGCCGACCGCATGGGCTCCCTGCTCACCGCCCTGGACGACGAGTCCATGGAGAACCAGCGGGACGTCGTCAAGAACGAGCGCCGCCAGCGCTACGACAACGTGCCCTACGGCACCGCGTTCGAGAAGCTGACCGCCCTGGCCTACCCGGACGGCCACCCGTACCACCACACGCCGATCGGCTCGATGGCGGACCTGGACGCGGCCACCCTGGAGGACGCCCGCCAGTTCTTCCGCACCTACTACGCGCCGGGCAACGCGGTCCTCTCCGTGGTCGGCGACATCGACCCCGCGCAGACCCTCGCCTGGATCGAGAAGTACTTCGGGTCCATCGCCGCGCACGACGGCAAGCCCGCCCCCCGCGACGGCTCGCTGCCGGACATCCTCGGCGAGGAGAAGCGCGAGGTCGTCGTCGAGGAGGTCCCCGCGCGCGCCCTGATGGCCGCCTACCGGCTCCCGCACGACGGCACGCGCGCGTCCGACGCCGCCGACCTCGCCCTGACCGTCCTCGGCGGCGGCGAGTCCTCCCGCCTCTACAACCGCCTGGTGCGCCGCGACCGCACGGCCGTCGCCGCCGGCTTCGGCATGCTGCGCCTGGCCGGCGCGCCCTCCCTGGGCTGGCTGGACGTGAAGACCTCCGGTGACGTCGAGGTGCCGGTCATCGAGGCCGCCATCGACGAGGAACTCGCCCGGTTCGCTGCGGAGGGCCCCACTCCGGAGGAGATGGAACGCGCCCAGGCCCAGTTGGAGCGCGAGTGGCTGGACCGGCTCGGCACCGTGGCCGGCCGCGCCGACGAACTGTGCCGGTTCGCGGTGCTGTTCGGCGACCCGCAGCTCGCCCTGACCGCCGTCGACCGTGTCCTGGAGGTGACCGCCGAGGAGGTCCAGGAGGTCGCCAAGGCCCGGCTGCGCCCCGACAACCGCGCGGTGCTCGTCTACGAGCCGCTGTCCGCCGAATCCGCCGAACACACCGACGACCCGGGCCTGCCCGAGGACCCCGAGTCGGAGGCCACCGTCGAAGCGGGCGCCGACCGGGCCGACCGGAACGACAACGAGGAGACGGGCAAGTGA
- a CDS encoding DNA topoisomerase IV subunit A → MARRTTKTPPPDDSYEEKILDIDVVDEMRGSYLEYAYSVIYSRALPDARDGLKPVHRRIVYQMNEMGVRPDRSYVKCARVVGEVMGKLHPHGDASIYDALVRMAQPFSMRVPLVDGHGNFGSLGNDDPPAAMRYTECRMAEATSLMTESIDEDTVDFAPNYDGQEQEPVALPAAFPNLLVNGSSGIAVGMATNMPPHNLREVIAAARHLIKYPNADLDALMKHVPGPDLPTGGRIVGLDGIRDAYASGRGTFKMRATVTVDTVTARRKGLVVTELPFTVGPEKVIAKIKDLVNAKKVQGIADVKDLTDREHGLRLVIEIKNGFVPEAILEQLYKLTPMEESFGINNVALVDGQPLTLGLKELLEVYLDHRFDVVRRRSEFRRTKRRDRLHLVEGLLTALVDIDEVIRLIRSSENSAQAKQRLMERFSLSDVQTQYILDTPLRRLTKYDRIELEAEKDRLTAEIEELTRILESDAELRKLVSAELAGVAKKFGTDRRTVLLESGGAPVAAVPLQVADDPCRVLLSSTGLLARTATNEPFPAAAGAKRVKHDVIVSAVPATARGEIGAVTSAGRLLRINVVDLPQLPETATAPNLSGGAPLAEFVSLEDDETLICLTTLDESSPGLALGTEQGVVKRVVPDYPSNKDELEVITLKEGDRIVGAMELRTGEEDLVFLTDDAQLLRFQASIVRPQGRPAGGMAGIKLAEGAKVICFTAVDPAVDAVVFTVAGSRGTLDDSVQTTAKLTPFDQYPRKGRATGGVRCQRFLKGEDCLSVAWAGPSPARAAQKNGTPAELPDMDPRRDGSGTSLPKTVSVVAGPVL, encoded by the coding sequence ATGGCCCGCCGCACCACGAAGACCCCGCCGCCCGACGATTCGTACGAGGAGAAGATCCTCGACATCGACGTCGTGGACGAGATGCGCGGCTCCTACCTCGAGTACGCGTACTCGGTCATCTACTCGCGCGCCCTGCCGGACGCCCGCGACGGTCTCAAGCCGGTGCACCGCCGGATCGTCTACCAGATGAACGAGATGGGCGTGCGCCCCGACCGGAGCTACGTGAAGTGCGCCCGTGTCGTCGGCGAGGTCATGGGCAAGCTGCACCCGCACGGCGACGCGTCGATCTACGACGCGCTGGTGCGCATGGCCCAGCCGTTCTCGATGCGCGTCCCGCTGGTCGACGGCCACGGCAACTTCGGCTCCCTGGGCAACGACGACCCGCCGGCCGCCATGCGGTACACCGAGTGCCGGATGGCCGAGGCGACCAGCCTGATGACCGAGTCGATCGACGAGGACACGGTCGACTTCGCGCCGAACTACGACGGTCAGGAGCAGGAGCCGGTGGCCCTGCCGGCCGCCTTCCCGAACCTGCTGGTGAACGGCTCGTCCGGCATCGCGGTCGGCATGGCGACGAACATGCCGCCGCACAACCTGCGCGAGGTGATCGCGGCCGCCCGGCACCTGATCAAGTACCCGAACGCGGACCTGGACGCGCTGATGAAGCACGTCCCGGGCCCGGACCTGCCCACCGGCGGCCGGATCGTCGGCCTGGACGGCATCCGGGACGCGTACGCGTCGGGCCGGGGCACGTTCAAGATGCGCGCGACCGTCACGGTGGACACGGTGACCGCCCGCCGCAAGGGCCTGGTGGTCACCGAACTGCCGTTCACGGTGGGCCCCGAGAAGGTGATCGCCAAGATCAAGGACCTGGTGAACGCCAAGAAGGTCCAGGGCATCGCCGACGTCAAGGACCTGACCGACCGCGAGCACGGCCTGCGCCTGGTCATCGAGATCAAGAACGGCTTCGTGCCGGAGGCGATCCTGGAGCAGCTGTACAAGCTGACGCCGATGGAGGAGTCCTTCGGCATCAACAACGTGGCCCTGGTGGACGGCCAGCCGCTCACGCTGGGGCTGAAGGAGCTGCTGGAGGTCTACCTCGACCACCGTTTCGACGTGGTCAGGCGGCGCAGCGAGTTCCGCCGTACCAAGCGCCGGGACCGGCTGCACCTGGTCGAGGGCCTGCTGACCGCGCTGGTCGACATCGACGAGGTCATCCGGCTGATCCGGTCCAGCGAGAACTCGGCGCAGGCCAAGCAGCGCCTGATGGAGCGGTTCTCGCTGAGCGACGTGCAGACGCAGTACATCCTCGACACGCCGCTGCGCCGGCTCACCAAGTACGACCGCATCGAGCTGGAGGCGGAGAAGGACCGGCTCACCGCGGAGATCGAGGAGCTGACCCGGATCCTGGAGTCGGACGCGGAGCTGCGCAAGCTGGTCTCGGCCGAACTGGCCGGGGTGGCGAAGAAGTTCGGCACCGACCGGCGCACGGTGCTGCTGGAGTCCGGGGGCGCCCCGGTGGCCGCCGTGCCGCTGCAGGTCGCCGACGACCCGTGCCGGGTGCTGCTGTCCTCGACGGGTCTGCTGGCGCGTACGGCGACGAACGAGCCGTTCCCGGCCGCCGCCGGCGCCAAGCGGGTCAAGCACGACGTGATCGTCTCGGCGGTCCCGGCGACCGCGCGCGGCGAGATCGGCGCGGTGACCTCCGCGGGCCGGCTGCTGCGGATCAACGTGGTCGACCTGCCGCAGCTGCCCGAGACGGCGACGGCCCCGAACCTCTCCGGAGGGGCTCCGCTCGCCGAGTTCGTGTCCCTGGAGGACGACGAGACCCTGATCTGCCTGACCACGCTGGACGAGTCGTCCCCGGGCCTGGCGCTCGGCACCGAGCAGGGCGTCGTCAAGCGCGTCGTGCCCGACTATCCGTCCAACAAGGACGAGTTGGAGGTCATCACCCTCAAGGAGGGTGACCGGATCGTCGGCGCGATGGAGTTGCGCACCGGCGAGGAGGACCTGGTGTTCCTCACGGACGACGCGCAGCTGCTGCGCTTCCAGGCGTCGATCGTGCGTCCGCAGGGCCGCCCGGCGGGCGGTATGGCGGGCATCAAGCTCGCCGAGGGCGCCAAGGTCATCTGCTTCACGGCCGTGGACCCGGCGGTCGACGCGGTGGTCTTCACGGTGGCGGGCTCGCGCGGCACGCTGGACGACTCCGTGCAGACGACGGCGAAGCTGACCCCGTTCGACCAGTATCCGCGCAAGGGCAGGGCCACCGGCGGCGTGCGCTGCCAGCGGTTCCTGAAGGGCGAGGACTGCCTGTCCGTGGCCTGGGCGGGCCCGTCGCCCGCGCGGGCGGCCCAGAAGAACGGCACCCCGGCCGAGCTGCCCGACATGGACCCCCGCCGGGACGGTTCGGGCACGTCGCTGCCGAAGACGGTGTCGGTGGTCGCGGGACCGGTGCTCTAG